CAATCGAGTACGGAGAGAACTTCATCTCCCATCGTGAGGGACCGGAGGCAACGCCATACCTCCCGAACGCGATCTTCACGACCAATCCGTATTGCCGTCCGGATGACTATGGTATTCCCATCACGGCGCAGCACCATGACGATAAGACTGTTCGTAACATCAAGTTGTCATGGCATGAAATTGTGCGGCATTCAAACCCGTTGTGGGAGAAGGGCTATCAGTTCTACTGCGTGACGCCAAAGACGCGGCACCGAGTTCATAGCCAATGGTCGGTGAACGACTGGGTGCAGATCTATGAGTCGAACTTCGGTGATCCCTATCGCATGGACAAACGGACGCCGGGAGTCGGCGAACACCAGATTCACATCAACCCACAGGCGGCGAAGGACCGTGGCATCAACGACGGTGACTATGTCTACGTCGATGGGAACCCGGTGGATCGTCCCTATCGTGGATGGAAACCGAGCGATCCGTACTACAAAGTAGCTCGACTCATGATCCGGGCCAAGTACAACCCGGCTTATCCGTATCACGTGACCATGGCAAAACATGCGCCGTATGTCTCCACGCCAAAGTCGGTCAAAGGACACGAGACCAGACCAGATGGACGGGCCATTGCCATCGACACGGGGTATCAGTCGAATTTCCGGTATGGCGCCCAACAGTCCTTTACCAGAAACTGGCTCATGCCGATGCACCAGACTGACTCACTTCCTGGCAAACACGCAATTGCCTGGAAGTTTAAATGGGGCTATCAGGTCGATCACCACGCGATCAACACGGTGCCGAAGGAATGTCTCATCCGGATCACCAAGGCGGAGGACGGCGGGATCGGGGCTCGTGGTCCCTGGGAACCGGTGCGCACCGGATTTACGCCGGGCCAAGAGAACGAGTTCATGATTAAGTGGCTGAAAGGTGAGCACATTAAGATTAAGGTCTAAATGCTATTGGCGTACCGGTCAGCCCTTGCCCAATCGGTGAGGGCTGACGAAGTTCGACAAGAGCCTATGATGAATCACGGAGGAAACCATGCCTGAAGTCTATAACTGGCAGCTGGGACGAAAGATGTTGTATCCCTACGAGGAGCGGCATCCGAAGTGGCAGTTTGCCTTTGTCTTCAATATCAACCGCTGCTTAGCGTGCCAAACCTGTAGTATGGCCGATAAGTCGACCTGGCTCTTCTCGAAGGGGCAGGAGTACATGTGGTGGAACAACGTGGAGACCAAGCCCTATGGGGGGTATCCCCAGTTCTACGACATCAAGATCACCCAGCTGATTGAGCAGGTCAATCCCGGCGGACAGGTCTGGAACGTCCGGGTGGGACGCAAACACCATGCGCCGTACGGGGTGTTTGAGGGGATGACCATTTTCGACGCGGGTGCCAAGGTGGGGCAAGCGGCGATCGGGTACATTCCAACCGACCAAGAATGGCGGTTTGTGAACATCTATGAGGACACCGCCACCTCCATGCGCGCGCTGGTGGAAGGTATCGACAAGACCGGGTTCTCACGGGATGAACCCTGGAAGATGACCGGCAGCAGCTTGCCGGAACATGAGACCTTCTTCTTCTACTTACAGCGGATCTGCAATCACTGTACGTATCCGGGCTGTTTAGCGGCCTGCCCGCGGAAAGCGATCTATAAGCGTCCTGAGGACGGGATCGTCCTGATCGACCAGAATCGATGCCGGGGGTACAAAAAGTGTGTGGAACAGTGTCCGTACAAGAAGCCCATGTATCGAGGGACGACCCGGGTCAGTGAAAAGTGTATCGCCTGCTATCCTCGGATCGAAGGCAAAGATCCGTTGACCGGGGGAGAACCGATGGAAACCCGGTGTATGGCGGCCTGTGTCGGCAAGATCCGGATGCAGAGTTTGATGCGGATCGGCGAGGATGGGCTGTGGGCGGAGGATCGGTGGCACCCGCTGTACTACACGATTCGGGTCGAGCAGGTGGCCTTGCCGTTGTACCCCCAGTGGGGGACGGAGCCCAACGGCTATTACATTCCACCGCGGCATTCCCCGCGCGGGTATGCCCGCCAGATGTTTGGGCCTGGTGTGGACAATGCCATTGAAAAGTACCTGGTTCCAAGCCGGGAGCTCCTCGCGGTGCTCCAGCTCTGGCGAGCCAGTCAGCAGATCGTCTTCCGGTACGATGTGATTCCTGGGCCGAAAGTGTTCGAGACCCAGATTCACGGCAAGCGCTTTGAGATGTACAACGACACGGTCCTGGGCTTCAATAAGTCCGGGAAAGAAGTGGCCAGGATTCAGGTGGAAGAGCCGATCTACATTCGGCCGGCCGAACGGGTGACCTGGCTGTAAGTCGGTACGGACGAGACCGGTAGAACGAGGGGTGGGGTTCCGAAGAAGGGCTCCGCCCCTCTTACTTTTCAATCGGTGTTTCTCCTGAGAAAGGGCGCCGATGGGCGGTCATTCTCAATCACATACCAAGTCCACCTCGTTGATACGGCCATCTCACCGCCAGAACTAGAGCCTGATTCCCCTTGTCTGATCAGTCTTTCGACTCAGCCCTCCCTGAATCTTCTGCACACTTGACGGCATGCAGGACCTCCAGTAAAGTTTTTTCTAGATTATCATTGTGCCTTCCAACCCCGGAGTTACTTCAGCGTGACCGTGAAACAGCAGGAAACGGTTCCCTTTGCTGCTCAAGCTATTCCCTTCAAGGAGTTACTCGCTACGGGCGAGCTACCCGATGGATATCTCACCGGTGAATATATCGCCCAGCAATTCGTTGAACGACTCGTTCACTATATTCTCAGTGTTCCATCAGGGAGTTATACCATGGGTGAACTCAGTCAACTTCTGGAGCAGCTAGACCCTCGTGCGCAGGTTTTCTTTTTTAAAAAATTGAAGGAGACCAGTCCCGAGTGCTTAAAAGACTTTGCACCTCTCTATTATGGTTTTATGAACGAATTTGAATCACTACTCTTCACCTAGGCGCAATACCACTCACCTACTTCATCATCCAAGCACTCAGCCGATAGTGAACATTGTGGCGATGTAATCCTCTTGGATAGCTTCGTCACTATCTCACCGCTCCATCCTGCAGGAGTGCCCTAACGAGCAGATTCACACTTGCGATGAGCATTTGTTCTGTTCATCATACAAAGGGCCACTCTATGTAGCAAAATTGCGCAAAATCATACAGGAACGGACCGCGGTCATGGTGGGAGGAGGCCTCACAGATTCGAATGGGACAAAAATTCTCCTTGTTGTACTCGTAATCTGATGTATAATTGCTCCTCATCTACTGGAAAAGGAGTGTTATGAATCCATCCCTACAACGTGCGGTCACCAGCTTCTATAACCTGATCTATGAGGCACAAACTTTTGCCACTGCAATGGCACGGATCGATACTGCGGAGCAGGAGCACTATGCCGGCCGTATTGAGGGTCTGAATTGGGTCCTAGATCGTTGCCAAGAACTTGAGGAGATGGATGCTAACCTCACGCCATCCTCGCTTCAGCGTATCTTGGGCGAAGTGAAGTCCGATCTGGAACATGAATTATCAGTTCAAAGGCGGGAAAAGGGCCGCAGGGCAGATGGACGTGAAGAGGCTCTCAACTTTGTTGCGGATTACCTTTCGAGTCTGATTACTGCGACTGAGATCGAGTCTGCTAAAACTCCCGCCTAGGACAAACGTTCCTTCTGAACGGGGCATGCATCAGCTCAGCGATGTTGACTGGGGGCCCCGTTAAGTCCTGTGCCTTAGTTCTGACATGTTGCCAACGGATCCTCATCAGCGAGTTCGGTCAGGGCGCGGATGAACCCGTAATAACTTGACCCTGCAGCACGAATCTCAATAAAATGGGCTATGTTTCAAACACCTCGTAAGCCAGGGATGCCCTGGGTCCCAGGTCGCCCCCAGCCTCCACGAAGTCGGCCTCGTTCTTCACCGACGGGTCAGCAGGATCAGTTTGGTTCCTTGAACGCCTCGCTTCTCTACTGTCCCCGTTGCCGAGTTGCAACACCAACCAGAGAGCGACTGCTTCTCGTTCTTCCCAGCGGAAATCTTTACGAATATCTTTGTGCGCAGTGTGGGACCTCCACCGGGTCAAAGACTGAGAATCCTGAAAGACCCGTTCACATTGTCGCACCCTGATCCCTGCAATCCTGCAGCAAGGCTCACTTGGCAAAGGGCTTAGCCACGAGCTTACAGCCATCGATCATTTGTAAGATCGATTCCTAGGCAGCAGCGGTGTGCAGAGACTAAGTCTACGCGCGTGGGAGGGGTGATGAATGCAAAGCCGCATGGGCGACAGCCCTTTCATGATTTCAGCAGGCCTGTTTTTAGTAGTATGGTGACGATCCGGGAGGGTATGAACCCAGAAGTAAAATATTCAGTAGAGAGACCGTCACTGAATCTGCGACAGGGGGATTCCTTCTTCAATCAGCATCACCGGGATATG
The Candidatus Nitrospira nitrosa DNA segment above includes these coding regions:
- a CDS encoding 4Fe-4S dicluster domain-containing protein, translating into MPEVYNWQLGRKMLYPYEERHPKWQFAFVFNINRCLACQTCSMADKSTWLFSKGQEYMWWNNVETKPYGGYPQFYDIKITQLIEQVNPGGQVWNVRVGRKHHAPYGVFEGMTIFDAGAKVGQAAIGYIPTDQEWRFVNIYEDTATSMRALVEGIDKTGFSRDEPWKMTGSSLPEHETFFFYLQRICNHCTYPGCLAACPRKAIYKRPEDGIVLIDQNRCRGYKKCVEQCPYKKPMYRGTTRVSEKCIACYPRIEGKDPLTGGEPMETRCMAACVGKIRMQSLMRIGEDGLWAEDRWHPLYYTIRVEQVALPLYPQWGTEPNGYYIPPRHSPRGYARQMFGPGVDNAIEKYLVPSRELLAVLQLWRASQQIVFRYDVIPGPKVFETQIHGKRFEMYNDTVLGFNKSGKEVARIQVEEPIYIRPAERVTWL